A single genomic interval of Caldalkalibacillus uzonensis harbors:
- a CDS encoding MurR/RpiR family transcriptional regulator yields MVKYKQKIQENFHNLSAGLKKVAKHLLDNPHSFAMQAAGKVAKEIGVSDATVIRFCYALGYSGFSELQQEVREHLMNVPSSLHEFQAEKEKLADNTHFYINVLKQHQGHIHSVISQLREVDLHQAVQRLIETDQILVAGMRSSFAVAHWLVFTLNLVRGNARLYQPGSDDLLLLLSQMSEKSTYVALSFHRYARETIKLAQALKEKGVFVIGITDSEVAPVTGYADLVIPVSIPVKSTIDAAPAVMAVLNAIIAGITIYDRERFERRKAAYETHQLDHFFYREDLT; encoded by the coding sequence ATGGTTAAGTACAAACAAAAAATCCAGGAAAACTTTCATAACTTATCGGCAGGGCTGAAAAAAGTAGCCAAGCACCTGTTGGACAATCCCCACTCGTTTGCCATGCAAGCTGCTGGCAAGGTGGCCAAGGAGATTGGGGTGAGTGACGCCACGGTGATCCGTTTTTGTTACGCTCTGGGTTACAGCGGCTTTAGTGAACTGCAACAAGAAGTCAGAGAACACCTGATGAATGTGCCAAGCAGCTTGCATGAATTTCAGGCGGAAAAAGAAAAATTGGCTGACAACACCCATTTCTATATCAATGTGTTGAAACAGCATCAAGGTCATATTCACAGCGTGATCAGTCAGTTGCGGGAAGTGGATCTTCATCAGGCGGTACAGAGGCTGATTGAAACTGATCAAATATTAGTGGCAGGGATGCGCTCTTCCTTCGCTGTGGCCCACTGGCTGGTCTTCACACTAAACCTGGTGCGGGGTAATGCCAGATTATATCAGCCGGGAAGCGATGACCTGTTGCTGCTGTTGTCGCAAATGAGTGAGAAAAGCACATATGTGGCCCTATCCTTCCACCGCTATGCCCGAGAGACTATTAAGCTGGCCCAGGCCTTGAAAGAAAAAGGGGTGTTTGTTATTGGGATCACCGATTCGGAAGTGGCGCCAGTTACCGGATATGCAGATCTCGTTATCCCTGTTTCCATTCCAGTTAAATCCACCATTGATGCGGCCCCTGCGGTGATGGCGGTGTTGAACGCCATTATTGCCGGCATCACGATCTATGACCGGGAACGCTTTGAACGGCGGAAAGCAGCGTATGAGACCCATCAGCTTGATCACTTTTTTTACCGAGAGGATTTGACATAG
- a CDS encoding M20 peptidase aminoacylase family protein: MKTIIHELREEIMAIFNHLHHHPEVSWQEVETTRYITDYLRRYECQITTFDDCTGVVAEMGQGKPVVALRADMDALWQEVDGKFQANHSCGHDGHMTIALGVFLAFNKQDFKPPGTIKFIFQPAEEKGTGALKMVEKGVVDDVDYLFSVHLRPVQELGKGKAAPAILHGAAQFITGEIKGTDAHGARPHLGTNAIEIGAELVHILKGIHLDPMLPYSVKMTRFSAGGESANIIPGSAQFSLDLRAQTNKAMDELAGRVEKAVEMLQKLHGVHIELEHGARTAAAEVDPEAEAIMAEAITQTLGAENLVSPIVTTGGEDFHFYTIKKPHLKATMLGLGCDLKPGLHHPHMTFEREALLDGIEILARAVCLTFDKAKGGS; the protein is encoded by the coding sequence CTGAAAACCATCATTCATGAGTTGCGTGAAGAGATCATGGCCATTTTTAACCACTTGCACCACCATCCTGAGGTGAGCTGGCAAGAGGTTGAAACCACCAGGTATATTACTGACTATCTACGGCGGTATGAATGTCAGATTACTACCTTTGACGACTGCACCGGTGTGGTGGCAGAAATGGGGCAAGGAAAACCGGTTGTCGCCTTACGGGCGGATATGGATGCTTTATGGCAGGAAGTGGACGGAAAGTTCCAAGCGAATCATTCCTGCGGGCACGATGGACACATGACCATTGCCTTGGGCGTGTTTCTGGCATTCAATAAGCAGGACTTTAAACCACCGGGTACCATCAAATTCATTTTCCAGCCAGCTGAGGAAAAAGGAACAGGTGCTTTGAAAATGGTTGAAAAGGGGGTCGTCGATGATGTGGACTACCTGTTCAGTGTACACTTAAGACCTGTGCAAGAACTAGGGAAGGGCAAAGCTGCACCGGCCATTCTGCATGGTGCCGCCCAGTTTATCACAGGTGAAATCAAAGGTACAGATGCCCATGGGGCCAGGCCGCACTTAGGCACCAATGCCATTGAGATTGGCGCCGAGCTGGTTCACATCTTAAAAGGAATACATTTAGATCCCATGCTCCCATATTCCGTTAAAATGACCCGTTTTAGCGCTGGAGGGGAAAGTGCCAATATTATTCCGGGCAGCGCCCAGTTTAGTTTGGATCTAAGGGCACAAACAAACAAGGCCATGGATGAATTGGCGGGGCGGGTGGAAAAAGCAGTAGAGATGCTGCAGAAGCTCCATGGGGTTCACATTGAGCTTGAACATGGGGCGCGCACTGCAGCTGCCGAGGTGGACCCTGAAGCCGAAGCAATCATGGCCGAAGCGATTACTCAGACATTAGGGGCAGAAAACTTGGTGTCTCCCATCGTCACCACAGGTGGGGAAGATTTTCATTTTTACACCATCAAAAAGCCCCATCTCAAAGCAACCATGTTGGGCTTGGGGTGTGATTTAAAGCCGGGACTGCACCATCCACACATGACCTTTGAACGAGAGGCGCTGCTGGACGGCATTGAAATTTTGGCCAGGGCCGTCTGTTTAACCTTTGATAAGGCGAAAGGGGGATCATGA
- a CDS encoding GNAT family N-acetyltransferase, producing MAEPIIIKPLTTIEELEQVQELERDVWQMDPVPVHQTLTAVKNGGLVLGAFDGDKLVGFNYGFAGFKDDEVYLCSHMMGIAHAYRRQGIGELLKQKQKEMALQQGYSLIKWTYDPLESLNAYLNLSKLRAIGAEYVENCYGEMNDALNKGLPSDRFQVHWHIASEYVNGETVWIDQLPLRDDHVLVQYQLRSDQLPQLSDHISLEKMTTTASDYDGQAKLDHHSDKQGFWLPIPDNFQTLKKQDHALALDWRLKTRKIITHMLALGYVAVRLLKTDQGVHYYLFVPQHRLAL from the coding sequence GTGGCAGAGCCCATCATCATTAAGCCTTTAACAACCATTGAGGAGCTGGAGCAGGTTCAGGAATTGGAACGAGACGTGTGGCAGATGGACCCTGTTCCGGTTCATCAAACATTAACAGCGGTGAAAAATGGCGGATTGGTGCTTGGAGCCTTTGATGGCGACAAACTGGTTGGTTTTAACTATGGGTTTGCCGGGTTTAAGGATGATGAAGTGTATCTCTGCTCACACATGATGGGCATTGCTCATGCGTACAGAAGGCAAGGAATAGGGGAGCTGCTTAAACAAAAACAAAAAGAAATGGCTTTGCAGCAAGGCTATTCCCTGATCAAATGGACATATGATCCCTTAGAAAGTTTAAATGCCTATCTTAACCTGTCCAAACTGCGGGCAATTGGGGCAGAGTATGTTGAAAACTGTTACGGAGAAATGAATGATGCCTTGAACAAGGGCCTGCCCAGCGACCGTTTCCAAGTCCATTGGCATATTGCCAGTGAATATGTCAATGGGGAAACAGTCTGGATTGATCAACTTCCGCTCCGGGACGATCACGTTTTAGTCCAATACCAGCTCAGGTCTGACCAGCTTCCTCAATTGAGTGATCATATTTCCTTGGAAAAGATGACAACAACTGCATCCGACTATGACGGTCAGGCTAAGCTTGATCATCATTCGGATAAGCAAGGATTTTGGCTGCCGATCCCGGACAATTTTCAAACGCTAAAGAAACAGGACCATGCTTTGGCCTTGGATTGGCGCCTCAAAACCCGCAAGATTATTACCCATATGCTGGCATTAGGCTACGTGGCGGTACGGTTGCTTAAAACGGATCAGGGTGTGCATTATTATCTGTTTGTGCCTCAACATCGTTTAGCATTGTAG
- the menC gene encoding o-succinylbenzoate synthase — protein sequence MTHEINIHSVTLYRLRMALNAPFTTSFGTIAEKEFFVIEVQDEEGESGWGESVAFTSPWYNEETVKTNEHMLEDFLIPLLLEKPVRHPDEVSERFAPIRRNNMAKAALEGAVWDMYAKKQQLPLAHALGGEKQEIEVGISLGIQETVQDLLKQIDRYVQEGYKRIKVKIKPGWDVKVIREIRRHFPDTLLMADANSAYCLEDAEHLKALDEFNLMMIEQPLAHDDIVDHAKLQAQLETPICLDESIHSLEDAKKAIELGSCKIINVKIGRVGGLTEAKKIHDYCQAKHVPLWCGGMLEAGIGRAHNIALTTLSQFVLPGDTAASSRYWQKDIIEPEVTVHNGTIKVPDKPGIGYEVDRGQLEKYTVETKTYKRSSSK from the coding sequence ATGACACATGAAATCAACATTCACAGTGTAACGCTCTATCGCTTAAGGATGGCCTTAAATGCGCCTTTTACCACCAGCTTTGGCACCATTGCTGAAAAAGAATTTTTTGTGATTGAGGTGCAGGATGAGGAAGGAGAAAGCGGGTGGGGAGAATCGGTCGCCTTTACCTCTCCCTGGTACAATGAGGAAACGGTCAAGACAAACGAACACATGCTAGAGGATTTCTTAATTCCCCTGTTATTGGAAAAACCGGTTCGCCATCCCGACGAAGTTTCCGAGCGGTTTGCCCCCATCCGGCGTAACAACATGGCTAAAGCAGCCTTGGAAGGAGCGGTTTGGGATATGTACGCCAAAAAACAGCAGCTGCCCTTAGCCCATGCACTGGGGGGTGAAAAACAAGAGATTGAGGTGGGTATCAGCCTGGGGATACAGGAGACGGTGCAGGATTTGCTGAAACAAATAGACCGTTATGTTCAAGAAGGTTACAAACGAATCAAAGTGAAAATCAAGCCAGGTTGGGATGTGAAGGTCATCAGGGAGATTCGCCGCCACTTTCCCGATACTCTGTTGATGGCTGACGCTAATTCAGCCTACTGTTTGGAAGATGCTGAACACTTAAAAGCATTGGATGAATTTAACCTGATGATGATTGAACAGCCTTTGGCCCATGATGATATTGTGGATCACGCCAAGCTGCAGGCCCAGCTTGAAACACCCATTTGCCTGGATGAGAGCATCCATTCCCTTGAAGATGCCAAAAAGGCCATCGAACTGGGCAGCTGTAAAATTATTAACGTTAAAATTGGCCGGGTTGGCGGCTTAACGGAAGCCAAAAAAATCCATGATTACTGCCAGGCCAAACATGTCCCCCTGTGGTGCGGAGGCATGCTGGAAGCCGGAATTGGCCGGGCCCATAACATTGCTTTGACCACATTAAGCCAATTTGTCCTTCCTGGAGATACGGCTGCTTCGTCCCGGTATTGGCAGAAGGATATTATTGAGCCAGAAGTCACAGTTCACAATGGCACGATCAAGGTGCCTGACAAGCCGGGCATTGGCTATGAAGTGGACCGTGGACAATTGGAAAAGTATACGGTGGAAACTAAAACGTATAAGCGGTCATCATCAAAGTAA
- a CDS encoding YkvI family membrane protein: protein MGPVKSLRFFDGMSGKIILPGIILQSVLIGGGFATGREIVEYGAKFGAHGWVAGIAIFIGFSVMAILTFEVARMFQAYDYRSLLKQLVGKLWVAYDIVYLSLAVLIIAVMAAATGEILNYTMGFNPWVGIIGITLLVGVLNFYGEKLIERFKTLGTLALMIGYIIFSILVISSTWGEARQVLATGDTSFIPGDVGIGLVIWTGILYVGYNLAVYPAALFTVKRQKSRKHSLWSGVIAGVLMTFPWFLTYFAILGFYPNEEVLGARVPWLVMLEGFGNWVVVLFGGVVGWTLIETATGMIHAFINRINANLKEFGKQPLSGKQNALITVGALVGSVVLAQVGIIDLIAKDTP, encoded by the coding sequence ATGGGACCAGTGAAATCATTGCGCTTTTTTGATGGTATGTCTGGTAAAATTATTCTCCCGGGTATCATATTGCAATCTGTATTAATTGGAGGAGGATTTGCCACCGGGCGTGAAATTGTGGAGTATGGGGCCAAATTTGGCGCGCACGGGTGGGTAGCTGGTATCGCAATCTTTATTGGTTTTTCAGTGATGGCTATTTTGACGTTTGAGGTTGCAAGGATGTTTCAGGCTTATGACTATCGTTCTTTGCTGAAACAATTGGTGGGCAAGTTATGGGTGGCCTATGATATCGTCTATCTTTCCCTTGCGGTGCTGATCATTGCGGTTATGGCGGCTGCAACTGGGGAAATTTTAAATTATACCATGGGTTTTAATCCTTGGGTGGGTATTATAGGCATTACCCTTTTAGTAGGCGTACTTAATTTTTATGGTGAGAAGCTCATTGAAAGGTTTAAAACCTTAGGTACTTTAGCTTTAATGATCGGCTACATCATTTTCAGCATTCTTGTTATTTCATCGACTTGGGGAGAGGCCAGACAAGTGCTGGCCACAGGGGATACCAGTTTTATTCCCGGAGACGTTGGAATCGGGCTGGTCATCTGGACGGGTATATTATATGTCGGCTACAATTTGGCGGTGTATCCAGCAGCGTTGTTTACGGTCAAAAGGCAAAAGTCAAGAAAACATTCGCTCTGGTCCGGAGTGATTGCCGGAGTTTTAATGACATTTCCTTGGTTTTTAACATATTTTGCGATTCTGGGCTTTTATCCAAATGAAGAAGTGTTAGGAGCCCGGGTGCCTTGGCTTGTGATGCTAGAAGGATTTGGAAACTGGGTTGTTGTCCTGTTTGGGGGGGTTGTGGGATGGACCTTGATTGAGACCGCAACGGGAATGATACATGCCTTTATTAACAGGATCAATGCCAACCTGAAGGAGTTTGGCAAACAGCCCCTTTCCGGAAAACAAAATGCGTTGATTACCGTTGGTGCTTTGGTCGGTTCAGTTGTTTTAGCTCAAGTGGGCATTATTGACCTTATTGCAAAGGATACACCTTAA